The Brasilonema sennae CENA114 genome includes a region encoding these proteins:
- a CDS encoding ABC transporter permease subunit, with translation MSQTIRPVNNRSDKNSTQRNRKSINTLLEVAGILPILIIICILFTLLSPSFLTGGNIVNILRQASINIVLATGMTFVILTGGIDLSVGSILAVSAVVTLLVSLLPAIGWAAVPAGLLTGLLLGLINGALITFLDVPPFIVTLGSLTALRGVAFLVAKGTTVINRDINFAWIGNSYVGPLPWLVIIALLSIVVSWFVLRQTVLGVQIYAVGGNERAARLTGIKVDRVLLFVYGVSGLLAGLAGIMSGSRLYSASGIVGTGYELDAIAAVILGGTSFTGGIGTIGGTLLGALIIAVLNNGLTLLNLSYFWQLVVKGLVIILAVTIDRLRRRSRR, from the coding sequence ATGAGTCAGACAATAAGACCAGTCAATAATAGATCAGACAAGAATTCAACGCAGCGCAACCGCAAATCAATCAACACTCTGCTTGAGGTTGCAGGTATTCTGCCGATTCTAATAATTATCTGCATCTTATTTACATTACTTTCTCCCAGCTTCCTCACAGGCGGAAACATCGTTAATATCTTGCGTCAAGCATCAATCAATATTGTGCTGGCAACAGGAATGACGTTTGTCATTCTGACTGGAGGTATTGACCTTTCAGTTGGGTCAATATTGGCTGTTTCTGCAGTCGTTACGTTACTGGTATCGCTACTTCCCGCTATTGGTTGGGCGGCTGTGCCTGCTGGTTTGCTGACAGGACTGCTTTTGGGCTTAATTAACGGCGCTCTGATCACCTTTTTGGATGTGCCGCCTTTTATTGTTACCCTGGGTTCACTAACTGCCTTGCGGGGCGTTGCTTTTTTGGTTGCCAAAGGTACAACAGTTATTAACCGTGACATCAATTTTGCTTGGATAGGCAATAGCTATGTCGGTCCCCTTCCTTGGCTGGTCATCATTGCGCTACTAAGTATAGTAGTCAGTTGGTTTGTCCTGCGACAAACTGTTTTGGGGGTGCAAATATATGCAGTGGGTGGTAATGAGCGAGCAGCAAGATTAACTGGGATTAAAGTTGATCGTGTGTTGCTATTTGTCTATGGCGTCAGCGGATTACTGGCAGGTTTGGCAGGAATCATGAGTGGCAGCCGTCTTTATAGTGCTAGTGGTATTGTCGGTACTGGTTACGAATTGGATGCGATCGCTGCTGTTATCCTTGGTGGAACCAGCTTTACAGGCGGTATTGGTACTATTGGGGGAACTCTTCTTGGTGCATTGATCATTGCTGTTCTCAACAATGGTTTGACTTTGTTGAACTTGTCTTACTTCTGGCAACTAGTCGTCAAAGGATTAGTCATTATTTTGGCGGTGACGATAGATCGGCTGCGCAGACGTTCTAGACGGTGA
- a CDS encoding sugar ABC transporter ATP-binding protein, with translation MTTSIETSFPHVPTATPVLEMRGIGKRFNGVPALQNVNLTIYPGEVHALMGENGAGKSTLMKILAGAYIADEGEIFINGNPVKITDPATARKAGINLIYQELNVAPNLTVAENIFMGSELQRGQLLDRKGMELEAQKVLQSLGASFTPQTVVGSLVVAEQQQVEIARALKDNSRVLVMDEPTAALSDRETELLFEVIRKLKNDGIAIIYISHRMEEIYALADRISVLRDGQYIGSLTRDEISAQRLVQMMVGRSMQDFYEHQRQTNPGPVVLDVRNMSDGRKVEPTSFQLRAGEIVGLAGLVGAGRTEVSRLIFGADRKTSGEVFLNGTKLNINSPSDAITAGIGYVPEDRKDQGLFLEMSSRKNIAINTLKQDAKAGIINWGSVNKLATQAVENFNIRLANLEIRAVNLSGGNQQKLLLARWLAINPRVLMLDEPTRGVDIGAKSEIYRIISELAAQGVAVLMVSSELPEVVGLSDRVLVMREGQLVGELDGSLGKEITQENIMHYATGASEVSAS, from the coding sequence ATGACAACAAGTATTGAAACCTCTTTTCCTCATGTACCAACTGCTACCCCTGTATTAGAAATGCGAGGGATTGGTAAACGATTTAATGGTGTACCTGCCCTCCAAAATGTCAATCTCACGATTTACCCAGGAGAGGTTCACGCCCTGATGGGTGAGAACGGAGCAGGCAAAAGCACATTGATGAAAATCCTTGCTGGGGCTTACATTGCTGATGAAGGAGAGATTTTCATTAACGGTAACCCTGTAAAAATTACCGATCCGGCTACAGCACGTAAAGCAGGTATTAATCTCATTTATCAAGAACTGAACGTTGCACCTAACCTAACCGTTGCCGAAAATATTTTTATGGGTAGCGAGTTACAGCGAGGTCAGCTTTTAGACCGCAAGGGTATGGAATTGGAAGCACAAAAAGTGCTTCAAAGCCTTGGAGCTAGTTTTACACCACAAACAGTGGTTGGTAGCTTGGTAGTTGCCGAACAACAGCAGGTGGAAATTGCGCGGGCGCTGAAAGACAATAGCCGCGTTTTGGTTATGGACGAGCCAACAGCAGCACTATCTGATCGTGAAACAGAGCTGTTGTTTGAGGTCATTCGTAAACTAAAAAACGATGGCATTGCCATTATCTACATCAGTCACCGCATGGAAGAAATATATGCTTTGGCTGACCGGATTAGCGTGTTGCGCGATGGTCAATACATTGGCAGTCTCACACGGGATGAAATTTCTGCACAGCGATTGGTACAGATGATGGTTGGTCGTTCGATGCAGGACTTTTACGAACATCAACGGCAAACTAATCCAGGTCCGGTGGTGCTGGATGTCAGAAATATGAGTGATGGACGCAAGGTTGAGCCAACTAGTTTTCAACTTCGCGCTGGCGAAATTGTCGGTCTAGCTGGGCTGGTTGGTGCAGGACGAACGGAAGTATCCCGGCTGATTTTTGGTGCTGATCGCAAGACAAGTGGTGAAGTTTTTCTGAATGGCACAAAACTTAATATTAATAGCCCCAGTGATGCCATAACTGCGGGAATTGGCTACGTTCCGGAAGACCGCAAAGACCAAGGTTTATTTCTGGAGATGAGTTCTCGTAAGAATATTGCCATTAACACACTCAAGCAGGATGCAAAGGCTGGTATCATCAACTGGGGTTCTGTTAATAAGTTGGCGACGCAAGCAGTTGAAAACTTTAATATCCGGCTAGCCAATTTGGAAATCAGAGCAGTGAACCTTTCTGGTGGGAATCAGCAGAAGCTACTACTGGCGCGTTGGCTAGCGATTAACCCCAGAGTACTGATGTTGGATGAGCCGACACGCGGCGTAGATATCGGTGCCAAAAGCGAAATTTACCGAATTATCAGCGAGTTAGCAGCACAAGGCGTTGCAGTTCTGATGGTTTCCAGTGAACTACCAGAAGTTGTGGGGTTGAGCGATCGCGTCCTAGTGATGCGAGAAGGACAACTAGTGGGCGAACTCGACGGCAGTCTTGGTAAAGAAATTACCCAAGAAAACATTATGCATTATGCAACAGGAGCATCGGAGGTTTCAGCATCGTAA